One Triticum dicoccoides isolate Atlit2015 ecotype Zavitan chromosome 4B, WEW_v2.0, whole genome shotgun sequence genomic window carries:
- the LOC119292881 gene encoding transcription factor bHLH19-like — MPMDDMDDSRLFMQWAMSTLEQQDPGGADGGSQKSAGFSCLQELRDSSELTEAQNSLSSGDDTGGGGGIISPAPDAAVHEGSWSTASPTSGGPFAPSSMSWNFGAVLPPQPAGSGGGGTRAPLLSGVSQPTRRASTKGPPHAQDHVMAERKRREKINQRFIELSALIPGLKKMDKGTILTDATRYVKELQERVRSLEAAGGNHRSVETVVLVRKPCHPVAPDDGEGSARFLLAAGTPATGNKLPEIEAKLSEDNVMVRIHCEMNGKGLVARVLTEVEELHLRIVHNDVMPFTASTVIITTMAKVEEGFTVNTEEIVGRLNSALYQHSINNIKT, encoded by the exons ATGCCCATGGACGACATGGACGACTCTCGCCTGTTCATGCAGTGGGCGATGAGCACACTGGAGCAGCAGGATCCAGGAGGAGCCGACGGTGGCAGCCAGAAGAGCGCCGGCTTCTCGTGTCTCCAGGAGCTCCGCGATTCCTCGGAGCTGACAGAAGCACAGAACAGTCTGAGCTCCGGCGACGACACGGGCGGCGGTGGAGGAATCATCAGCCCAGCCCCTGATGCGGCTGTGCACGAAGGCAGCTGGTCCACGGCGTCCCCGACCTCGGGCGGGCCGTTCGCGCCCAGCAGCATGAGCTGGAATTTTGGCGCTGTCTTGCCGCCGCAGCCGGCTGGCAGCGGGGGCGGGGGCACGCGAGCGCCGCTTCTTTCCGGCGTGTCACAGCCGACGAGGAGGGCCTCCACAAAGGGCCCGCCACACGCGCAAGACCACGTCATGGCGGAGCGGAAGCGCCGGGAGAAGATCAACCAGCGCTTCATCGAGCTCTCCGCTCTCATTCCCGGCCTCAAGAAG ATGGACAAGGGGACGATTCTTACGGACGCGACGAGATACGTGAAGGAGCTCCAAGAGAGGGTGAGGTCACTAGAGGCTGCCGGCGGCAACCATAGGAGCGTCGAGACCGTGGTGCTCGTCAGGAAGCCGTGCCACCCTGTCGCGCCAGACGACGGCGAGGGCTCCGCGCGGTTCCTCTTGGCGGCCGGGACGCCAGCTACTGGAAACAAGCTGCCGGAGATCGAGGCAAAGCTCTCGGAGGACAACGTCATGGTGAGGATCCACTGTGAAATGAATGGAAAGGGTCTGGTCGCCAGGGTTCTCACGGAGGTCGAGGAGCTCCACCTCCGCATCGTCCACAACGATGTGATGCCGTTCACGGCGTCCACCGTGATCATAACCACCATGGCAAAG GTGGAAGAGGGCTTTACCGTCAACACAGAGGAGATTGTAGGAAGACTCAACTCTGCACTGTACcaacatagcatcaacaatattaaGACTTGA